In Anopheles gambiae chromosome 2, idAnoGambNW_F1_1, whole genome shotgun sequence, a single window of DNA contains:
- the LOC1278796 gene encoding serine protease 33, with the protein MVTRRPTMSIRRSERIRCVTLLVPLLLALFLAAVPTASAHQCFCGVRRAQNETIYPDVPIEPGEWPWHTLIYYWSGSRLDPPAKICEGALIDERFVLAAAHCLTVRGSSDGELLPSDQLVVHVGVVSVQQDNERSRRFQVRNVTVEDESDLALIELQLGEPRTAVPKLMRDSSASSDEDGSGVGVDVSENLLPVVADSGGWKPIPVCLVDALDLTTLYGTEMYILNQSQRNRLGGYEPVRLILNEFLLCSGSTLAMKSRSINGTTVSFTIKDLNLPSNDRGTALYFKHQGTWSLLGFTVSRASRQWTPGSVCLPNDIISFDCLYPALDWVMENFGDTNS; encoded by the exons ATGGTTACTCGGCGACCAACGATGTCGATCCGCAGATCCGAACGGATACGGTGTGTAACCCTGctggtgccgctgctgctggcgctcTTCCTTGCGGCTGTCCCGACTGCCAGTGCCCATCAGTGTTTCTGTGGTGTGCGCCGAGCGCAGAACGAAACGATCTACCCGGACGTACCGATCGAACCGGGCGAGTGGCCATGGCACACGCTCATCTACTATTGGTCCGGCTCGCGGCTTGACCCACCGGCCAAAATCTGCGAGGGTGCACTCATCGACGAGCGGTTCGTGCTGGCCGCGGCCCACTGTCTGACCGTGCGCGGCAGTTCCGATGGCGAGCTGTTGCCCTCGGATCAGCTCGTTGTGCACGTCGGCGTTGTGTCGGTGCAGCAGGATAACGAGCGCTCGCGACGGTTCCAAGTGCGCAATGTCACGGTGGAAGATGAGTCGGACCTGGCACTGATCGAGCTGCAGCTAGGTGAGCCGCGAACCGCCGTACCGAAGCTGATGCGCGATTCGAGTGCCTCCAGCGACGAGGATGGCAGTGGCGTTGGTGTCGATGTGTCGGAAAATTTGCTGCCAGTGGTGGCTGATAGTGGCGGTTGGAAACCAATTCCAGTGTGTCTGGTCGATGCACTCGATCTGACCACCCTGTATGGCACGGAAATGTACATACTGAACCAGAGCCAGCGGAATCGCCTGGGGGGCTATGAGCCGGTACGGTTAATACTGAACGAATTTCTGCTCTGCTCCGGATCTACGCTCGCCATGAAGTCACGGTCGATCAATGGAACGACCGTTTCCTTCACCATCAAAG ATCTCAACCTACCGAGCAACGATAGGGGCACGGCACTATACTTCAAGCACCAGGGCACGTGGAGCCTGCTCGGCTTTACCGTGTCCCGGGCCAGCCGCCAATGGACGCCCGGTTCCGTCTGTCTGCCGAACGATATCATTTCCTTCGATTGTCTCTATCCGGCACTGGACTGGGTGATGGAAAACTTTGGCGACACCAACAGCTAG